The following coding sequences lie in one Apium graveolens cultivar Ventura chromosome 3, ASM990537v1, whole genome shotgun sequence genomic window:
- the LOC141712221 gene encoding putative inactive receptor kinase At1g48480, whose protein sequence is MTYYHSLVCAILIFSQLFTAVKPDLATDKAVLLALRTAVRGRTLLWNTTESSPCKWVGVQCISNRISELRLPGMGLAGKLPENILGNLSQLVTLSLRFNALSGSLPSDLSSLGNLRNLYLQSNQFSGPLPTFIFSLKNLVRLSLGSNNFSGPISSDFSKLNRLGTLYLEQNQLTGEIPNLDFPGLVQFNVSDNLLTGRIPKKLSSKPKSAFAGNALCGRPLKSCNGNGTKRKVKFSVGLIAGIIGGFVVVVLVIFVILFLVCCRRGGKKDEVSVFRPSKESEVVKIPKEKNVENEDYFTAYPGLNEKGESVSGKKLVYFGKTEKSFDLEDLLRASAEVLGKGTFGTAYKAIFDSGMVVAVKRLKEVVVPDKVYREKIEAVGKMDHENLVPLRAYFYSVGENLLVYDYMPMGSLSALLHGSRGAGSTLLNWKVRTAIALGAARGVAYIHSQGPTVTHGNIKSSNILLTTSYQARVSDIGLAQLVGPNSSPNRVNGYRAPEVTDARKVSQKGDVYSFGVLLLELLTGKAPTHAFLNEEGVDLPRWVQSFVREEWTAEVFDVELRKYQHAEEDMVQLLQLAISCSAQYPDKRPPINEVAQKIEELYESGV, encoded by the exons ATGACTTATTATCACTCTCTCGTCTGCGCTATCCTTATTTTCTCTCAACTCTTCACTGCTGTAAAACCCGATCTCGCCACTGACAAAGCTGTCCTCCTAGCACTACGCACCGCCGTTAGAGGACGGACCCTTCTCTGGAACACTACGGAATCCTCCCCATGCAAATGGGTTGGCGTGCAATGCATAAGTAATCGTATATCAGAACTCCGGTTGCCTGGCATGGGTCTAGCTGGTAAGTTACCAGAAAATATTCTTGGAAACTTAAGTCAGTTAGTCACACTGAGTCTCCGGTTCAATGCACTATCAGGATCACTCCCTTCGGATCTCTCGTCTTTAGGAAATCTTCGAAATCTTTATCTTCAGTCTAATCAATTTTCCGGTCCATTACCTACATTTATATTTTCTTTGAAGAATTTAGTTAGGCTAAGTTTGGGCTCGAATAATTTTTCGGGGCCTATTTCAAGTGATTTTAGTAAGTTGAATCGTCTAGGTACTTTATATTTGGAGCAAAATCAGCTTACTGGTGAAATTCCAAATTTGGATTTTCCAGGTTTAGTTCAGTTTAATGTTTCTGATAATTTGTTGACGGGTAGAATACCCAAAAAGTTGTCGAGTAAGCCAAAGAGTGCATTTGCTGGAAATGCTTTATGCGGACGGCCTCTTAAGTCTTGCAATGGAAATGGTACGAAGAGGAAGGTTAAATTTTCCGTTGGCCTGATTGCTGGAATTATTGGTGGATTTGTTGTGGTGGTTTTGGTTATTTTTGTGATTTTGTTTCTGGTTTGTTGTAGAAGGGGTGGCAAAAAAGATGAAGTGAGCGTTTTTAGGCCAAGTAAAGAAAGTGAAGTTGTTAAAATTCCAAAAGAGAAGAATGTTGAGAATGAAGATTATTTTACTGCTTATCCAGGATTGAACGAAAAAGGAGAGAGTGTTTCGGGAAAGAAATTAGTGTATTTTGGGAAAACAGAGAAGAGTTTTGATTTGGAAGATCTTTTGAGAGCTTCTGCTGAGGTGCTGGGGAAAGGGACATTTGGGACAGCGTATAAGGCCATTTTTGATTCGGGAATGGTGGTGGCAGTGAAGAGATTAAAAGAGGTAGTGGTGCCTGACAAAGTATACAGGGAAAAGATTGAGGCTGTGGGGAAAATGGATCATGAGAATTTGGTGCCTTTGAGAGCATATTTTTATAGTGTCGGGGAGAATCTGCTTGTTTATGATTACATGCCAATGGGGAGTTTATCTGCACTTTTGCATG GAAGCAGAGGTGCTGGTAGCACTCTCTTAAACTGGAAAGTACGAACAGCGATTGCCCTTGGCGCTGCCCGTGGTGTTGCATACATTCACTCACAAGGACCAACAGTTACCCACGGAAACATTAAATCATCAAATATCCTCCTCACTACGTCATATCAGGCTCGCGTGTCTGACATTGGGCTTGCTCAATTGGTTGGGCCCAACAGTAGTCCCAACCGTGTTAATGGCTATCGAGCACCAGAGGTGACTGATGCTCGTAAAGTCTCTCAGAAAGGAGATGTCTACAGTTTTGGTGTGCTGCTATTGGAGCTCTTAACAGGCAAGGCTCCCACTCATGCCTTCTTAAACGAAGAGGGTGTTGATCTGCCAAGGTGGGTACAATCTTTTGTGAGGGAAGAGTGGACAGCTGAGGTTTTTGATGTTGAGCTCCGTAAGTATCAACATGCCGAGGAGGATATGGTTCAGCTTTTGCAACTTGCAATCTCTTGTTCTGCTCAATACCCTGATAAACGTCCTCCAATAAACGAGGTAGCACAGAAAATTGAAGAACTTTATGAATCTGGTGTATAA